One genomic window of Fibrobacter sp. includes the following:
- a CDS encoding fibrobacter succinogenes major paralogous domain-containing protein — protein MFWSNDEKGFLHLTGEIAEYVENVDNSLDASKHSFSVRCVGGGGTTLSSSSQFADNPGSSSAESPPGTFTDSRDGQVYKYVTIGSQVWMAENLNYKTSPSWCYEGSSSKCAEYGRLYTWSAAKTACPAGWHLPDTTEWHSLFDAVGGSSVAGVMLKSATGWENDWNGTDAFDFSILPAGRFYDYNGYFYDAGRRAYFWSSTEYRDFYAYHMNFEYDYASLDEAGKDVVGFSIRCLKD, from the coding sequence ATGTTTTGGAGTAATGATGAAAAAGGTTTTTTGCACCTAACCGGCGAAATAGCGGAATATGTGGAGAACGTAGACAATTCTTTGGATGCTTCAAAGCATTCGTTTTCTGTACGATGTGTGGGGGGAGGGGGCACAACGTTGTCTTCCTCATCACAATTTGCTGACAATCCCGGCTCAAGTTCTGCCGAGTCGCCTCCGGGAACATTTACCGATTCTCGTGACGGGCAAGTCTATAAATATGTGACTATAGGAAGTCAAGTGTGGATGGCGGAGAACCTGAACTACAAAACGTCGCCATCTTGGTGTTACGAAGGTTCTTCTTCCAAATGCGCCGAGTACGGTCGCCTCTACACTTGGTCGGCAGCGAAAACTGCATGCCCCGCGGGCTGGCACTTGCCCGATACAACTGAATGGCATTCTTTGTTCGATGCTGTGGGCGGAAGTTCCGTAGCAGGCGTGATGCTCAAGTCTGCTACGGGCTGGGAGAACGATTGGAACGGAACTGACGCCTTCGATTTTTCCATCTTGCCGGCTGGCCGTTTCTACGACTATAATGGCTACTTCTACGACGCCGGCAGAAGAGCGTACTTCTGGAGTTCTACGGAGTACCGTGATTTCTACGCGTACCACATGAATTTTGAATACGACTATGCGAGCCTGGACGAGGCCGGCAAGGACGTCGTTGGGTTCTCTATTCGTTGTCTTAAGGACTAG
- a CDS encoding tRNA 2-thiocytidine biosynthesis protein TtcA has protein sequence MSNAIRKRISKKITKALHDFGLIEDGDKVLVAVSGGKDSSVLLMELAARMGKFLPDCEIGAIHIQSDFADKAPREFLERMAQQYPQIPFYFKDVAVEGRLKEGRKLNCYWCSTQRRTELIKFARENGYNKIALGHHMDDIVETLLMNMLYKGEFSGMPPMVPYEKYPVSVIRPLCYCEESEIIEYAEDADIRRFTCTCEFSKASHRKSIREEIKSLTKGNSTLKANLFESMRNIRMDYLL, from the coding sequence ATGTCCAACGCCATCCGCAAACGCATCAGCAAGAAGATTACCAAGGCACTCCACGACTTTGGCCTGATTGAAGACGGCGACAAGGTGCTGGTTGCCGTCAGTGGCGGCAAGGATTCCAGCGTGCTCCTGATGGAACTGGCCGCCCGCATGGGAAAGTTCTTGCCCGACTGCGAAATCGGGGCCATCCATATCCAGAGCGACTTTGCGGACAAGGCCCCCCGGGAATTTCTGGAACGCATGGCGCAGCAATATCCGCAGATTCCCTTCTACTTCAAGGACGTGGCGGTAGAAGGCCGACTCAAGGAAGGTCGCAAGCTGAACTGCTACTGGTGCAGCACCCAGCGCCGCACCGAGCTTATCAAGTTCGCACGGGAAAACGGCTACAACAAGATTGCGCTGGGCCACCACATGGACGACATCGTGGAGACCCTGCTGATGAACATGCTCTACAAGGGCGAATTCAGCGGCATGCCGCCCATGGTGCCCTACGAAAAATACCCGGTAAGCGTTATCCGTCCGCTATGCTACTGCGAAGAATCGGAGATTATCGAATACGCCGAAGACGCCGATATCCGCAGGTTTACCTGCACCTGCGAGTTTTCAAAGGCAAGCCACCGTAAATCCATCCGCGAAGAAATCAAGAGCCTTACCAAGGGCAATTCCACCCTCAAGGCGAACCTCTTCGAAAGCATGCGGAATATACGGATGGATTATCTGCTGTAG
- the dnaN gene encoding DNA polymerase III subunit beta: protein MKFQIQKAVFLDALSAAVNAVPNKSTIQILNNFALRLEGNVLEVSATDLDLGIRVKVEVEGERDGSVVINARKLLELVKSLVDPSITTVSVDVENYLAKIRWSEKGQASITGFDASDFPPFPEVNEGETLNFAKSELEFLVEKTKFATSTDSTRLSLNGIFLEAGDGKVSMIATDGHRLGRAAIEQEGASLSNGVIVPRKPLEQILHMAKADATIEARASSTHILFSTESIQVISKLYEGPYPNYRAVIPQNFERTVQLNTVEFLNKMRSVISMANARTHKVRLQFEGNNLELSASDPDVGGDSREALSVTHNGEGSFSIGFDGRYISEIFSMCKSEETVMKMNNPIGACIIEPVGEGLNFSFLLMPTHLTDD, encoded by the coding sequence ATGAAATTCCAAATCCAAAAAGCTGTATTCCTGGATGCTCTTAGCGCCGCCGTCAACGCGGTGCCGAACAAGTCCACTATCCAGATTCTCAATAACTTCGCCCTTAGGCTCGAAGGCAATGTCCTCGAGGTGAGCGCGACGGATCTGGACCTGGGCATCAGGGTCAAGGTAGAAGTCGAAGGTGAACGCGATGGTTCCGTGGTCATCAACGCCCGCAAGCTTCTGGAACTGGTGAAGAGCCTCGTAGATCCGAGCATCACTACCGTAAGCGTAGATGTGGAAAACTACCTCGCCAAGATCCGCTGGAGCGAAAAGGGCCAGGCAAGCATCACCGGTTTCGACGCCAGCGATTTCCCGCCGTTCCCCGAAGTGAACGAAGGCGAAACTCTGAACTTTGCCAAGAGCGAACTGGAATTCCTGGTCGAAAAGACCAAGTTCGCCACCTCTACCGACTCCACCCGTTTAAGCCTGAACGGCATCTTCCTGGAAGCGGGCGACGGCAAGGTCTCCATGATTGCAACCGACGGTCACCGTCTGGGCCGTGCCGCCATCGAGCAAGAAGGCGCAAGCCTGAGCAATGGCGTCATCGTCCCCCGCAAGCCCCTGGAACAGATTCTGCACATGGCCAAGGCCGATGCCACCATCGAGGCCCGTGCGTCTTCGACCCACATTTTGTTCAGCACCGAATCCATCCAGGTGATTTCCAAGCTCTACGAAGGACCGTACCCCAACTACCGTGCGGTGATTCCCCAGAACTTTGAACGCACCGTGCAGCTGAACACCGTAGAATTTTTGAACAAGATGCGCAGCGTGATTTCTATGGCCAACGCCCGCACCCACAAGGTGCGCCTGCAGTTCGAAGGCAACAACCTGGAACTCAGCGCTTCTGACCCGGATGTGGGCGGCGATTCCCGCGAAGCCCTCTCCGTGACCCACAACGGCGAAGGCTCCTTCAGCATCGGCTTTGACGGACGCTACATTTCTGAAATCTTCAGCATGTGCAAGTCCGAAGAAACGGTGATGAAGATGAACAACCCCATTGGCGCCTGCATCATCGAGCCCGTTGGCGAAGGCCTGAACTTCAGCTTCTTGCTGATGCCCACCCACCTGACCGACGACTAA
- a CDS encoding M23 family metallopeptidase, with protein MKKLEVHVFPSKTSAPKNYKISLTRVIVMVVLLACAILGFVLFSPQKIVANLSDGNVLSVYRQNMAIKKEIKDIRQSVDESILKAEETRLLRDSTVSLSGLGFTLEESGRDMRSGSERKSLAEIEKTFRRLLARLEQDSVTAAMVPVLHPFKNSHAVKNRFEMIYDHFTEQELPHRGIDYVAAVGDTVVATGAGVVAEVRNHRGFGLSMKIEHMPGIKTFYAHLGQALVQPGMRVRRGQPIAIIGESGTESSVALHYEIRLDGTPINPEDYFITKQ; from the coding sequence GTGAAAAAGCTTGAGGTTCATGTTTTCCCGAGCAAGACCTCGGCGCCCAAGAACTACAAGATTTCCCTGACCAGGGTAATCGTGATGGTGGTTCTCCTGGCTTGCGCCATTCTCGGGTTCGTGCTGTTTTCGCCCCAGAAGATTGTGGCGAACCTCTCCGACGGAAACGTGCTTTCGGTGTACCGTCAGAACATGGCCATCAAGAAGGAGATTAAGGATATCCGCCAATCGGTGGACGAGTCCATCCTCAAGGCCGAAGAAACCAGGCTCTTGCGGGACAGCACCGTAAGCCTCAGCGGGCTCGGGTTCACCCTGGAAGAATCCGGCCGGGACATGCGTTCGGGAAGCGAACGCAAGAGCCTTGCCGAAATCGAGAAGACCTTCAGGCGCCTGCTTGCCCGGCTGGAGCAGGATTCCGTGACGGCGGCTATGGTGCCTGTGCTGCACCCATTTAAGAACAGCCACGCCGTCAAGAACCGTTTCGAAATGATTTACGACCACTTTACCGAGCAGGAACTGCCCCATCGTGGCATTGATTACGTGGCTGCCGTGGGCGATACCGTAGTGGCCACCGGTGCGGGCGTCGTGGCCGAAGTCCGCAACCATCGCGGGTTCGGGCTTTCCATGAAAATCGAGCACATGCCGGGCATCAAGACGTTTTATGCCCATCTGGGGCAGGCCCTGGTGCAGCCGGGCATGCGCGTTCGGCGCGGGCAGCCCATCGCCATCATCGGCGAGAGCGGCACGGAGTCCAGCGTGGCGCTCCATTACGAAATCCGCCTAGACGGCACTCCCATAAACCCGGAGGACTACTTCATAACGAAACAGTGA
- a CDS encoding LamG domain-containing protein has translation MGRFAVFRKVLYLVAMISTAVAAEEYAAIPSEGLVAYYPFNGSFENNAGTEIATAENHGATFSTDRFGNENSCVAFDGNGAYLEIPDNDVFSISTTGALTVSVWVSPEVLNFQNAEAGGYVHWMGKGEPHQHEWVFRMYNKDLAQGQENRPNRMSAYAFNLEGGLGSGSYVQEEIQEKEWIHFVARYDIESNKITLFKNGIQKDQDDLYDKTYGVQVQNGTAPLRLGTRSKWSYFQGCIDDLRIYSRALSESEILALYNEPAPKDNAEIENPEEHSSSSSEVVNQEESQTIRKKSNIVNRSRINSRSKKFFDLKGRLVREE, from the coding sequence ATGGGTCGTTTTGCAGTGTTCCGTAAAGTTCTTTATCTGGTGGCAATGATTTCCACCGCGGTTGCAGCCGAAGAATACGCCGCAATCCCTTCTGAAGGGCTTGTGGCGTATTACCCGTTCAACGGCTCTTTCGAAAACAATGCCGGCACAGAAATCGCCACCGCCGAAAACCACGGAGCCACATTTTCCACGGACCGCTTCGGCAACGAGAATTCCTGCGTCGCCTTCGACGGCAACGGAGCCTACCTGGAAATTCCGGACAACGACGTTTTCAGCATTTCCACCACAGGCGCCCTGACGGTTTCGGTGTGGGTAAGCCCCGAAGTGCTGAACTTCCAGAATGCCGAAGCCGGCGGCTACGTGCACTGGATGGGCAAAGGGGAGCCCCACCAGCATGAATGGGTATTCCGCATGTACAACAAGGACCTTGCCCAAGGCCAAGAAAACAGGCCAAACAGGATGTCCGCCTACGCCTTCAATCTAGAAGGCGGCCTCGGTTCCGGAAGCTACGTGCAAGAAGAAATCCAAGAAAAAGAATGGATCCACTTTGTGGCCCGCTACGACATAGAATCCAACAAGATTACTTTGTTTAAAAACGGTATCCAGAAAGACCAGGACGATTTATACGACAAGACCTACGGTGTGCAGGTCCAAAACGGGACAGCTCCCCTCAGACTCGGGACCCGCTCCAAGTGGAGCTATTTCCAGGGCTGCATCGACGACCTGAGAATCTACAGCCGTGCCCTTTCCGAAAGCGAAATTCTAGCGCTCTACAACGAACCCGCCCCGAAAGACAACGCCGAAATAGAAAACCCCGAAGAACATAGTTCCAGTTCATCAGAAGTCGTCAATCAAGAAGAGTCCCAGACTATCCGGAAAAAGTCAAATATCGTAAACCGCTCCAGAATCAATTCACGGAGCAAGAAATTTTTCGACCTGAAAGGACGCCTGGTGCGAGAGGAATAG
- a CDS encoding type II toxin-antitoxin system RelE/ParE family toxin translates to MNQNYKPIAWLHEQPQTPPLSQKARIETGYLLRLLQSGMKLSLPQSRPMPSIGAHCHELRINDEDKTWRLFYRIDVDAIVVILWTEKKTNKTPDEVLELCRKRLKSYDSRD, encoded by the coding sequence ATGAACCAGAACTACAAACCCATAGCATGGCTACATGAGCAACCTCAAACGCCACCTTTATCGCAAAAAGCAAGGATTGAGACAGGATACTTATTACGGTTATTGCAATCAGGAATGAAATTGTCGTTGCCGCAAAGCCGACCTATGCCTTCTATAGGAGCACATTGTCATGAATTGCGTATCAATGATGAGGATAAGACATGGAGACTTTTTTATCGGATTGATGTGGATGCAATTGTCGTAATTTTATGGACAGAAAAGAAAACGAACAAGACGCCTGATGAAGTTTTGGAACTTTGTCGCAAGCGCTTGAAATCTTATGACTCGAGGGACTAA
- a CDS encoding Rne/Rng family ribonuclease codes for MANKCKRGILISKTPYEKRIAIMEDGELAELVVESVSSTRVLGNIYKGVVQKVLPALKAAFIDIGLEKAGFLHQDDAMDRNELLRREYGDDGDEEGASKEISIDEILQEGQEIMVQVVKEPISTKGARLTTHLSFAGRFLVCMPGTNFVGVSKRERDHAKRREFQKVVRRLKARDVGYIVRTNGLNESEFEIQKQMRELESKWEQTKYNFETMPAETCIYEESDSIEQTVREYFGENTDYVYIDNRDEYFALRDYLKVLSPDKLDKVKLWSSNESLFEYFKIENDYARSLQRQVPLPRGGNLVIEQTEALVSIDVNTGPKVHGKDQSKIILETNIDACHEIAKQLRLRDVGGLIIIDFIDMETDEDREKVYQEFRKAIRRDKAPISPAPISQFGLMEVTRKRVRVNLMTEKTEICPVCHGGGRIATLESTLGMIDRWMARAHGKGKLKEVTLVVSSPLVDVFCKDMARMFHYLEYKHSMKIDLVEDEHAHVNQFWMYDKAGEDITDLYNFA; via the coding sequence ATGGCAAATAAGTGTAAGCGCGGAATCCTGATTAGCAAGACACCTTACGAGAAGCGCATCGCCATCATGGAAGACGGCGAACTTGCGGAATTGGTCGTGGAAAGCGTGTCTTCTACCAGGGTCCTGGGCAATATATATAAGGGTGTCGTTCAGAAGGTGCTTCCCGCCTTGAAGGCCGCGTTTATCGATATCGGTCTGGAAAAAGCGGGGTTCCTGCACCAGGACGACGCCATGGACAGGAACGAGCTGTTGCGCCGGGAATACGGCGACGACGGTGACGAGGAAGGCGCTTCCAAGGAAATCTCCATCGACGAGATTCTCCAGGAAGGCCAGGAAATTATGGTCCAGGTGGTGAAGGAACCTATCAGCACCAAGGGTGCCCGTCTGACGACTCATCTGAGTTTTGCAGGCCGGTTCCTGGTGTGCATGCCGGGTACCAACTTCGTGGGCGTGTCCAAGCGCGAGCGCGACCATGCCAAGCGTCGGGAATTCCAGAAGGTGGTCCGCCGCCTGAAGGCCCGCGACGTGGGCTATATCGTGCGCACCAACGGGCTGAACGAGTCCGAATTCGAAATCCAGAAGCAGATGCGTGAACTGGAGAGCAAGTGGGAACAGACGAAGTACAACTTCGAGACCATGCCCGCCGAGACCTGCATCTACGAGGAGTCGGATTCTATCGAGCAGACGGTCCGCGAATACTTTGGCGAGAACACGGACTACGTGTACATCGACAATCGGGACGAATACTTCGCCCTTCGCGACTACCTGAAGGTGCTGTCTCCGGACAAGCTGGACAAGGTGAAGCTCTGGAGTTCCAACGAGAGCCTGTTCGAGTATTTCAAGATTGAAAACGATTACGCCCGCTCCCTGCAGCGCCAGGTGCCGCTCCCCCGCGGAGGAAACCTGGTCATCGAGCAGACCGAGGCCCTGGTGTCCATCGACGTGAATACCGGTCCAAAGGTCCACGGCAAGGACCAGAGCAAGATCATCCTCGAGACCAACATCGACGCCTGCCACGAGATTGCAAAGCAGCTCAGGCTTCGCGACGTGGGCGGTCTTATCATCATCGACTTCATCGATATGGAGACCGACGAGGACCGCGAAAAGGTTTACCAGGAATTCCGCAAGGCGATCCGCCGGGACAAGGCACCTATCAGCCCCGCTCCCATTAGCCAGTTCGGCCTGATGGAAGTGACCCGCAAGCGCGTGCGCGTGAACCTGATGACCGAGAAGACGGAAATCTGCCCGGTGTGCCACGGCGGTGGTCGCATTGCCACGCTGGAATCTACCTTGGGCATGATCGACCGCTGGATGGCCCGCGCTCACGGCAAGGGAAAACTGAAGGAAGTGACCCTGGTGGTGAGCAGCCCCCTGGTGGACGTGTTCTGCAAGGACATGGCCCGTATGTTCCACTATCTGGAATACAAGCACAGCATGAAAATCGACCTGGTGGAAGACGAACATGCACATGTGAACCAGTTCTGGATGTACGACAAGGCGGGCGAGGATATTACGGACCTTTACAATTTCGCGTAA
- the pta gene encoding phosphate acetyltransferase, with product MNRVILVAAAAAEMAAKVKEVVDAAAAAGVKTAVYKPCANGAEAAAELKEHRSAVLMEKIAADFLQKDFASVDTVVVEGAQGMNDVLAHKFNDDLATALDAKVYCNGEDADLFCPNRIMHCPKCLAKEFAAPAAERKTSQAMFRAGLLLKASKAKKRIVLPEGSEPRTVQAAKLVIDRKIAVPVLVGKKDEIFKVAKEQGVSLPADIEIIEPTAELAEKYVPTLVELRKSKGMTEEQARAALADNVMLATMMLKMGEVDGLVSGAIHSTADTLRPALQVIKCAPGVKSVSSVFFMCMPGKTYIYGDCAINLNPTAEELAGIAMQCDDTAKAFGLPSRVAMLSYSTMNSGKGPDADLVREATKLVKEARPEMLVDGPLQYDAATVESVGSLKAPGSSVAGKATVFVFPSLSAGNIGYKAVQRSAHGTIAIGPMLQGLAKPVNDLSRGALVEDIVYTIALTAVQAN from the coding sequence ATGAATAGAGTAATTCTGGTTGCCGCTGCCGCCGCTGAGATGGCCGCGAAGGTAAAAGAAGTTGTGGACGCCGCCGCTGCCGCTGGCGTCAAGACCGCCGTGTATAAGCCCTGCGCAAATGGTGCCGAGGCGGCGGCGGAACTGAAGGAACACCGTTCCGCCGTGCTGATGGAGAAGATTGCCGCTGACTTCTTGCAGAAGGACTTTGCCTCTGTAGATACCGTGGTGGTGGAAGGTGCACAAGGCATGAACGACGTGCTGGCCCACAAGTTCAACGACGACCTCGCCACCGCCCTGGACGCGAAGGTCTATTGCAACGGCGAAGATGCCGACCTGTTCTGCCCGAACCGTATAATGCATTGCCCCAAGTGCCTCGCGAAGGAATTCGCCGCCCCCGCTGCCGAGCGCAAAACCAGCCAGGCCATGTTCCGTGCGGGCTTGCTCCTGAAGGCTTCGAAGGCGAAGAAGCGCATTGTGTTGCCCGAAGGTTCTGAACCTCGTACCGTTCAGGCCGCGAAGCTGGTCATTGACCGCAAGATTGCAGTGCCCGTGCTGGTGGGCAAGAAGGACGAGATCTTCAAGGTCGCCAAGGAACAGGGAGTTTCCCTCCCTGCCGATATCGAGATTATCGAACCGACGGCTGAACTTGCCGAAAAGTACGTGCCCACTCTGGTGGAACTGCGCAAGTCCAAGGGCATGACCGAAGAACAGGCCCGTGCGGCCCTCGCCGACAACGTGATGCTTGCCACCATGATGCTCAAGATGGGCGAAGTGGACGGCCTCGTTTCCGGCGCTATCCATTCTACCGCAGACACCTTGCGCCCGGCCCTGCAGGTCATCAAGTGCGCTCCCGGCGTCAAGTCCGTAAGCTCCGTGTTCTTTATGTGCATGCCCGGCAAGACCTACATCTACGGTGACTGCGCTATCAACCTGAACCCCACCGCCGAAGAGCTTGCTGGCATTGCCATGCAATGCGACGACACCGCCAAGGCTTTTGGCCTGCCCAGCCGTGTGGCAATGCTGAGCTACAGCACCATGAACAGCGGCAAGGGTCCCGACGCCGACTTGGTGCGCGAAGCTACCAAGTTGGTCAAGGAAGCCCGCCCCGAGATGCTGGTGGATGGCCCGCTGCAGTACGACGCCGCTACCGTCGAAAGCGTCGGCTCTCTGAAGGCCCCCGGAAGTTCTGTGGCCGGCAAGGCAACCGTGTTCGTGTTCCCGAGCCTTTCTGCCGGTAACATCGGCTACAAGGCCGTGCAGAGGAGTGCCCACGGCACTATCGCCATTGGTCCTATGCTCCAGGGTCTTGCCAAGCCGGTGAACGACCTCTCCCGTGGCGCCCTGGTAGAAGACATCGTTTATACCATTGCGCTGACTGCCGTTCAGGCAAATTAA
- a CDS encoding ATP-dependent 6-phosphofructokinase: MTQEDILNNPEQYDLSIETVGTGTLKSPMKGVPFVSDGDRISLTTDVNRIKKFVDSGKAIPSLEAAGPRETIFHDPAWTRAGIVTCGGLCPGLNNVIKGLVQVLWFDYGVRNIFGIPYGYRGLNPAYGYPPIMLNPDVVDAIQDDGGTILGSSRGMQEPSVMVDTLMRLNINVLFCIGGDGTLRGAHAIAEEVKKRRQPISVIGIPKTIDNDLNLIDRTFGFETAVLSATDVITSAHNEANGAFNGLGLVKLMGRDSGFIAAYAALATTVVNFCLIPEVPFTLEGENGLFKALESRYSSGKTHAVIAVAEGAGQELFKGLPERKDASGNVLKNDIGEFLTREIKNHFDKVGKEVNIKYFDPSYMVRSIPAKGTDAIFCFQLAESAVHAGMAGKTDMVVGSMNEQFSHVPIEYAVNERKKINPNGTLWHAVPGATRQQDYFSGKGKGRK, translated from the coding sequence ATGACGCAAGAAGATATTCTCAACAATCCGGAACAATACGACCTCTCCATAGAAACAGTGGGAACGGGAACCTTGAAATCCCCCATGAAAGGCGTGCCGTTCGTCTCCGACGGCGACCGCATCAGCCTCACCACCGACGTGAACCGTATCAAAAAATTTGTCGATAGCGGGAAGGCGATCCCCTCCCTAGAAGCGGCAGGCCCCCGCGAAACGATTTTCCACGACCCCGCCTGGACCCGTGCAGGCATTGTGACCTGCGGCGGCCTTTGCCCCGGCCTCAACAACGTCATCAAAGGTCTTGTTCAGGTGCTGTGGTTCGACTACGGCGTGCGCAACATCTTCGGTATCCCCTACGGTTACCGCGGGCTGAACCCGGCCTACGGCTATCCGCCTATCATGCTGAACCCCGACGTGGTAGACGCCATCCAGGATGACGGCGGCACTATCCTGGGGAGCTCCCGCGGCATGCAGGAACCCTCCGTGATGGTGGATACCCTCATGCGCCTGAACATCAACGTGCTGTTCTGTATCGGCGGCGACGGAACCCTCCGGGGGGCTCACGCTATTGCCGAAGAAGTCAAGAAGCGTCGTCAGCCCATTTCTGTTATCGGCATTCCGAAAACCATCGACAACGACCTGAACCTGATTGACCGCACCTTCGGTTTCGAGACGGCTGTGCTCAGCGCCACGGACGTCATTACCAGCGCCCACAACGAAGCCAACGGGGCATTCAACGGTCTTGGCCTGGTAAAGCTCATGGGTCGCGACTCCGGATTTATCGCCGCCTACGCGGCTCTCGCCACCACGGTGGTGAACTTCTGCCTCATTCCCGAAGTACCCTTCACGCTGGAAGGCGAGAACGGACTTTTCAAGGCTCTCGAAAGCCGCTACAGCAGCGGCAAGACCCATGCCGTCATCGCCGTGGCCGAAGGTGCCGGACAGGAGCTGTTCAAGGGTTTGCCGGAACGCAAAGACGCCAGCGGCAATGTGTTGAAAAACGACATCGGTGAATTCCTGACCCGAGAAATCAAGAACCATTTCGATAAAGTGGGCAAAGAAGTCAACATCAAGTACTTTGACCCGAGCTACATGGTCCGCAGCATTCCCGCCAAGGGAACCGACGCCATCTTCTGTTTCCAGCTGGCCGAAAGTGCTGTGCACGCAGGCATGGCGGGCAAGACCGACATGGTGGTGGGCAGCATGAACGAACAGTTCAGCCACGTACCTATAGAATACGCCGTCAACGAACGCAAGAAGATCAATCCCAACGGGACACTATGGCACGCCGTGCCTGGCGCCACCCGCCAGCAGGACTACTTCTCCGGAAAAGGCAAGGGAAGGAAATGA